The Chryseobacterium sp. LJ668 genome segment TTAGAAAGGGGATTGCGATGTTCCAGATGGAAAGCATCAATATTCCGGTACTAGGATTGATAGAAAATATGGCGTATTTTACACCGGAAGAATTACCTGACAATAAATATTATATCTTTGGAAACCAGGGAGCACAATATTTAGCAGATGATTTAAATATTCCTGTCTTGGGTGAAATACCATTGATTCAAAGCATCAGAGAAGCAGGAGATGTAGGAAGACCTGCAGTGCTTCAGGAAAATTCTAAAATTGCAGAAATCTATGTAGAAACTGCAAGAAAAATGGTAGAGAGTTTAATAGAACGAAATAAGTTTCTACCGCCTACAGAAGCTGTGAAAATCACCACGATGGCGGGTTGCTCACCAAAAAAATAATAATGATTTCAAATTAATTTTTGAAAAACCAAATTCAAATATGGAAACAAATATAGCACACGAACAAACCGTAACCAAGGTAATGGAAGCTCTAGAGAGCATTCGTCCGTTTCTGAACAAAGACGGTGGAGATATCGAGTTAATCGATGTGAAAGAAGATACGGTGTATGTAAAGCTTTTAGGAAACTGTTCTGGATGTTCTTTAAATTTTTCAACTCTGAAATTAGGGGTTGAAACGACCATTAAACAGCATGCTCCTGAGATTTCAAAAGTGGTGAATTTAGAATAAAAAATACGACGATATATTTTTTGAAGACAGGCTTTTGGGTCTGTCTTTTTTTGTTATTTACATTATGTCATTTGCTGCTTTTCTTTGCATACCTTGATAAATAATTCGCCAGATTTAGCTGATAAATATTTAGTTTCAGAACATACATCAACTTCAAGATTGAAACTTGAGTGACTTTCATAATCGTCTTGATCAATAGGGATATTTCTAATAGCTGGAAGTAATATTTAATTTATTATTACTCATTTGTGTCATTTATTTCGTATACTTTCAAAAATACAAAATTCTTTGTTTTTTTTTAAAACTAATTAAGGTATATGAAATTTAATTTAAACTAAAAAAGCCCCGGAAAAACCGAGGCTACATTAAAATCAAATATATAAAAGTTACTTTACAATGACTCTTTTCACTTCACCTTCAGAAGTTTTAATTAAATAAACTCCCGCAGACAATTTTGAAGTATCAATAGTTAAAGCATTTTTCTCTTTTCCAAGAAGTTTACCACTCATATCGTACAATTCGTAGCCTTGAGGTCTGTTGAAATACAATGTATTCCCTTTGTTTACAGGATTCGGGAAGATATTGAACGTAGCTTTTTCAGTTTTTACTTCTCCAGTAGATAAAGTTGGAGAAGGAGCTACTTCAAACATAGATAAAGTTCCGCTGATTTCATTAGCAACAATAACATAACCCTTCCCATTATTCATATTTGCAGGAGGAATGTAAGTAATTCCTTCCGGTCCGTTGTCACCACCAAATGCAGACGTTGATCTTGAATGTTTATAATCAACAAATGTAACATTGTTCGGATCAGTTACGTTATACACCATAACACCTCCTGTTCTTTCCAAAGTAATAAATGCGAAAGTCTGTCCGTTGATCGTTCCTAAAGTTACTCCTTCAGGTTCAGGGCCTTTTGCACGGCTTCTGTTTTTAGCGCCGTTTGCTTCGTTATCCGCATTGAAAATCAAAGGATGATTGGCTGCAGTATATCTTTCAAACTGATCACCGCTGTCATAAACAATTTGTTTGGTATCAGCATTAAAAATGGAGAACGAGCGGGCTCCCAAAGCGTGAATCTCTTCGTATTCTGCATCTGCATCGGTACTTCCGTTTACACTTGTCGTTCTGAATCTTCCTAAATTATGGGATGCTTTCAGCACAGAAGCATTCGGGAAAACGGTTGAGTCTAAACCATACGTTGCTGCCCCCACAGTAGTTCTCTCACTGAATCCTCCTAAATCTTTTTCGTCTCCTTCGTTGGCTGTCACAATGTAATTAGTGTTTCCAATTTTGTAAGAAGCCATTGCATCAGGATTGTAGTACGCTTTTACCGGCCAGTTTGCAATTAATACTTCTCCGTTGTTGTCAGAAGCATCAAAACCATTTCCCGGAAGACTCATGTCTTTTTTACCTAAGCCCCAAATGCTACCTAAAGTTTTTGTAGCTAAATCTATCTCAATGACTGCATTATTTTCCTGACAAGAAACCCATGCTTTCTGACTGTCTGGACTGATTGCAATATATTCAGGTTCAAGATCCTGCGCCAAAGTGCTTGTTGATTTTACTTTTCTTCCTCCGGTTGCAGATAGAGTAGCCTCCATTCCGTTGAATTGGGTAAAACCAAGCGTTGTCACACTCGCTTGTGTTAAGGCCTGAATTCCTGCTACCGTCAAAATAGGCACATCAATAATACTGACAGAACCTTCCGGATCTGTTGTGTAAGCATCATTGGGTTCGCCTTCATTAGCAGTCATTACTTTCGTTCCGTCCGGCGTGAAGGTAATCATGTCTGGTAAAACACCTACAGAAACCTGCTTTAGGAATGTTCCATTGATATCAAAGAAAACAACTGATCCGTTTCCTTGTGGATTTGTCGCGTTGGGAGAAGCTACTGCAATAATTCCGTTTTTTACGGCAATACTTGTGATTCCACCATATGGAAGCATGTTTACGGTGCTGATAACGGTGGGTGCAAGCGGGTTTGCGAAATTAATGATATCGAAAACGTCTGTCAAAGAGCTTATCGTGAAGAGTCTTTGTGTTGCAGCATCATGCACTACAATTTCTGTTGAGCTCGTGCTGTTTCCTGAAGGATCAAAACTTCCGATATAATTGAGCTGAACCTGGTTCGAAGGTACCGGTGCCGCTTTATCATTATCAACAATATAAACTGTGGATGAAGTCTCACCTGAAAGAGTAGCTCCGACAGGATTTTCAAGACTTAAAACAAAATATTCAGCCATCTGTTCCTCCAGAATATCATCAGTAATTGGAATATTTACGGTAACACTTGTTGTAGTTGGAGTTAGATTGATGGTTTGATTGGTTAAAATAAAATCACTGCTGTCTGCCGTACTGAACGGTGCAGGTTTTACAGCCAGATTTACCGTTGCATTTGAAGGATTGTTCACATTGATTTTAAATGCCAATGTTCCTGTATTTTCGTTAACCTTAATAAATGTTTTATCTAAAGAAATCGTTGTTCCTGCTGTGGTAAATATTGTAGAAGTCGAAGTTGCGACAGCGTTATCACTTGTATCTTCCACAAGATTTGGCTTTAAAGCCAAATAATATGCCTGATTCGGAACCAGACCTCCTGTAGGAATTACCGTAATTTTATTGTTGCTGAATGTCGTTGTAAAAGGAACAGCTGCTCCAGTTGCATTGTTTAGCCTTAATTCTACCAGATTCTGAGCATTTGTCGCCGTAATCGCAGAATTATCTAGTAATCTTACATTTTCGTTAAATGTAATGGTAGGATTTACAGTAGTGGAAGCATTATTTACGTTGTTTGCCGGTAAATAAGTTACTGTAGGTGGTGTAGTATCTAAACCTCCTGCCGGAGTTGCATCAACTGTAAAATTGTCAAAACGATTGTTTCCTACAACGCCTCCTGCGCCGGCTGCGAATTCTACTTTCAGTTTGAAATTCGGGTTATTAGAAACTCCTGAAATTGTAGAAAAATCGAATGTAATCAACTGCGGATTGGCATCCTGTGATGTTACCGTCTGATATTGCGTGTATGTGGTTCCGTCTAAAGAATAAGACCAGATCTGTATTCCTGCTCCAGATCCTGATCTTCTGGTTGTGAATTTTACTACCACGTTGTTATAACCTGTGGTAGGTAAAGAAAACTGTACATTTCCGTTGATTGGATAATTGTATCTCAAATGCGTACCTGAAGCGTCTCCGTTTCTGGCGTTCAAGTTATCAATATTAAAGTTTTGGTTCGTACCACCTGCAAAGTCAATAAAGGTGTCGGTACTTCCGGTTCCCGTGGAAACAGCAGTGATAGATCCGTTCAAAAGTGTTGAAGTAGGAGTCGTAATTGTTGCAACGGATGCATTGTTGTTAAAATTCCAGTAGTGTACCAAAGTCTGTCCCGAAACTGCACCATGAAATAAGGCTGCGATAGGCAATAAGCCTCGTAAAAGGTATTTGTTCTTCATTTTTACAATATTTAGATTGTTGCAAAAATGAACGTTATAGGTTGTGAGGGTTTTACGGGAAGATTATAAAATGGTTAAATATTTCTATTAAAATCGATTTAGTTTTAATTTATTGTTAAATTTTTTTATCAAATTAACAGCTTGAATTTTCTTTCGGGCGGGATTTTAGCACCACATTTATACGAAGTATTGAACTCCAACTGACTCAAAAACCGCGGTTAGGTACTGGCATTCTGTCTGTCGATGCTGTTTTGTCGATATTAATTATCTCTTCGTTTATGGATATAGAAAAGCTGATAGAAAGATTAATGATAACACTTCTATCAGCTATTTTACAAAAATGCGGGAAACTGTGTATTATCCTATGGAATGGAATCCTACCCTGTTTCCTTCGGTATCGATAAAAAGTGCAATAAAGCCCCTGTTTTCACCAATAGCGGTTTTTGGTAGAATAACTGTTCCTCCAGCACTTTCTACTCTGCCTAATGGAACTGAAAGGTCATTTCCGCCATCTAAGTAAACAGTTGTGCCGCTCATTGCAGGAACAAAGTTTTCACCGCTAGCAATTGCTCCTCCAAATCCGCCTTTTTGTGGATCAGACGGTAAATATGCATATTGCATATCAGGATTAGGGTCTTCATGAATTTGAACATCTAACACTGTAGTATAAAATGCTTTTGCTCTAATGAAATCTGTAGCTGGGATTTCAAACCAGTTTAGGGTATTTACCATATTTATTAAAGTTTATTTGTTTTTACTAATAAGTTATTAAGGGATTAACACAATTTTACCTGTTTTAACCTGTTTTCCATTTGTCTCTGTGTTTCGGCAGCGTTATTTAAGGGAGGTTACCCGCAAATGATAGGATTTCTTGGAGGGAGATACATTTTAGAATTTTAAACCATTAAGAAATCAAGCAAATACAGGTAAAAGCAACTGATCGATCTGAATCTTGGCATTGCGTGTTTTCTCCTCAGCGTTAAACAAAAGCCCAGAAGCATCAATTATCTCTACGTGTTGAATACCCAACGTCTGCCACAAATACGTTGCATACGGAGTCGCAAAATCCTTCTCGCTGCCTATGCCGGTGCCTCCGCTGGTAAAGAGGATATAAACACTGCGTGCGCGGAGTAAGCCTTGCGAAACGCCGTCGACATAAGCAAAGGTTTCGCCAAGACGACTTACATGGTCAACGTATGCCTTAAAAGTAGAGGGAACGGTCCAGTTGTAGATCGGCATGCCGAGTACCACTATGTCAGCGGTTAACAGTTCGCTCACCATTTCGTTGGAAAGTTGCACAGCTGCTTGCATGGTCGGGTTTGGATTTTGCAGGGAATACAAACTTCCATCAACGAACGCTTCTGTTGGGAGCGGTAGGTCTGCTGCTAAATCTCTTGTCGTGAAGTTAGCATCGGGATATTCTCGCAACATGCGAGCCACCAAGTGGTCAGTGAGGTGTCGGGACACTGAGTCGGCATAACGCGAGCTGCTGTCTATACGTAGAATTTCAAGGGAGCGGGTGTAAGAGTTTTTTGTCATAATAGAAAGATTAAAATGAAATGATTGATTTCTCTTATAGATTAATTTTATTTAATTTTGCAGTGCAAATATTCAGAGTTAAAATGAATAAAACAAGTAGGACATTTAAAATGTGTAAGTATGAAAAACAGTACTAATGATGATAATCAACACGTTATAGAAGAAAAAAAGATTGTTTTTGATGAAAAATCTTGCCCGGTAACTGCAACAATGCAAGTTTTAGGTGGAAAATGGAAAGCAATTTTAATTAATGCTATCTATCATACTTCTCCTGCAAGATTTGGAGAATTGAAGCGAAGTGTAAAGGGAATTACTCAATCAATGCTTACTCAGCAGTTGAGAGAATTAGAAGATGATGGGATCATAAACAGAAAAATTTATGCTGAGATCCCACCAAAAGTTGAATATACATTAACCGAGTTTGGGCTTACACTGTCACCAATAATGCAATCTATGGCTGATTGGGGGAAAGAATACAGAATAAAAAAACAAAAGCTGTAATTAAGATAAAATTTTGTTTCAATGCTGTTTAGAAAAAATTGGATTATGAAGTCCTTATTAAAAGTTTTCAGTGCGATTGGACAAGATTAAATGTGATGTTTATAGATCGGAGTTTGTGTTGGCAAAACACCTCTTTTGTTGGTATTTTTTTTTACTGTTTTTCTTTAGTCATGATGTCGGTTGTGTAATCCGCTGAGAATGCGCCTAACGATTTGGCTATTGCCGAAAGCGGGGATTTAGCACAAAGTTTAATCTAAGAACGAAAGTTGAACCTGCACAGATGTCCAATAGAAGCTGTTCAATCCTGCTTTGGCAATAACTTGGTAGTTGTAATTTGTATCATTGTTTTTTGTCCTAAAATGTATGTTTTAAAAGTTAAGTATAAACAAGTTCCAACTAAATATAATCTAATTGCGTTACCGATGAGCCAAATCACTGATAAATTGTAAATTTGTTCTTTGTATTTTTCAATATCTCCAAAAAAAAGCTTTAAGTTTAGCTGAGTTACAATTAAGGCTGTAATTAAAATTGAAAGCAATCCAAATATACTTGCTTTTTTTAGTAAACATTTTTCCTTTTTATTGCTTGATTTCACATAAAGAAAGCATACTACAAAAACTGCTATTTGTGTAAGCGGAACGTAATAATAAATCTGATTTGTAACTGTAAAGTATCCTTGCCAACTTTTGAGTGCTTCATAAGAGTTAGCTAGTTGATTTGGCGCTAAAACTATTTCTTCATAAAGGTTTCCAAAAAACCAGTGAGCTAAGAAAAATAACGAAAAGCCTAAAAGATGATTGAATGTTTTTGCTTGCATTAGTGTCCTTGTTTAAATTTAATGCAAAGGTCCATATTATTTAAGCTTTCAAAATTGCCAATTGGCAATTAATGACCTATTTGATGTTTTTTCTAAGTCTGCTTAGTGAGGTTTGAGTAATGCCTAGATACGATGCAAGTTGTTTTAGTGGTACTTTTTGTAGAAGGTCAGATTGTCTCATCATCTTCAAATATCGTTCTTCAGCTGTCATTGTTTGATAGCTTAATATACCATTGATGACTTTAAGAAATGCGTCTTCCCAAATTTGTCTACCAAATTGTTGCCAAAAAGGAAATTGCTTATACAGCATTTCCATTTTAGATTTATCAATCGTAAGTAATGTGCAGTTTTCAATTGCTTGAATATTGAATTGTGTTGGTTGTCCCGATTTTAAGCTATTCAGTTCAGTGAAAAATCATTTTGGAACGCCAACCAACCGGTTATCTCTCTGTCGTCTTTGTCAAAGTAAATGCGGAGTCCGCCAGATTTAATAAAATAATAAGATGTTACAATCTGCCCCTTTTTAATAACAAACTTATCTTTGTCGAAAGCCCGTTCTTGAAAATTTGAGAGGATTGTAAACAAATCGCTTTCCGAAATATTGATTTGTGATTTTATGAAATTGCTTAATTCTGTCATAAATTTACTATCTAAGCATGCATCTATACAATTACACTAACATCCAAATTAAGCACTGCGCAATCATATGTTATTGCCGTAAATCCAAATTGAAGATAGTGTTAATTATTTGATTTTGAATTGATCAATTTTAATTCGTTTTGATAATGTGCAACGAATATTAAATTAAGTAAAGTTATTTCTCCTCCGAAACCCTCTCATATATATTGTGAATCAAACCATCCGCAACAGAAATTTTCGGAACAAATATCTTGTTGATTTCTGCCCAGTGCATCACGAAATTGTAGATCTTCAAAGCGTGAACTAAAACATCAGCTCGATCTTCCCTGAATCCGTATTTTGTCATTCTTTCCTCTACAGTAAGGTCGTTGAATTCTTTGTAAGCTTTTTTGAGATAAGCAATTGACATGGGTTTGCCGTCTTTGGTTTTGCTCATGGAGAATACTTTATTGATATTTCCTCCCGAACCGATTGCAACGATTTGTTTTTTACTGCTGATATTGTCTTTGATCTCATCTTTCATTTCTTTCCAGTTGTCTTCTGTCACGAGATTGTTGAGGAGACGGATCGTCCCTATATTGAAAGATTTTTCGTAGATCATGGTGTCATTTTCATAGAACGTCAACTCAGTAGAACCTCCACCTACATCTACATAAAGGTATGCGAAATCTTTGTCTAGGCCTTCTGCGACGTGGTTTTCGTAAACTAAAGTCGCTTCTTCATCTCCTGAAATAATTTCAATATTGAGATCTGAAGAATTTCTTACCTTCTCAATAATATCCTTTCCGTTTTCGGCATCGCGCATCGCACTTGTGGCGCAGGCTCTGTAATGCTCGACTTTATAAACTTTCATCAGATCACTAAAAATTTTCATCGAATCTAAGACCATTTTTTCCCTTTCAGTACCGATTTTTCCAAGGGTAAAAACATCCATCCCCAATCGTAAAGGAATTCGCAAAAGGTTTAATTTAATAAATTCTGGTTTTCCGTTTTGAATCTTTACCTCGTTGATTAAAAGTCGGGCCGCATTACTTCCTATGTCTATCGCTGCAATGATCATCTGTTGACTGTTTATTTTGTTGGTTTCAATTATTAATTGAGAATAGTTGATGTTTAAAAATCGAATGTACAAAAATAATTTGTTTTTTTTGATCTAAACACATTTAAAAACGCTTTACAGAAGCTATCTTACGGTGGTTTTTGCTTTAAGATATCTGTAAGTTTCTATTTGGGAACGACATTCTTTTTCATCATTGCTGATGTATTCATTGCTCAGTTTTTTGTCTAAAATTCTCGCCTTTACATTATCTCTTAACTGAATAACAATAATGTCTTTGAGCTCTTTTTTTAGGGTTTTATCAGTGATTTTTGCTGCGGCTTCTATTCTGTAATCAAGGTTTCTGTTCATCCAGTCGGCAGATGAAATGTAGATATCCTCTGCACCTTTATTGTAAAAATACATTACTCTTGCATGTTCCAGGTATTCATCTACGATGCTGATGGCCTTTATTTTTTCTTTAAAATCTTTCTGATTAATAGCACAGTAGATTCCTCTCACAATGACTTTGATCACAACACCGGCTTCGGCTGCCTGATACATTTTTGTAATCAAACCGCGGTCGCTGACAGAGTTTGCTTTAATGATCATTTCTGCTTTTCGTCCTGCTTTTGCTTCTTCAATTTCTTTATCAATGTGGTGCACTATTTTTTCACGCATAAACTGTGGGCAAACAAGCAGGTTTTTACAGGTTTTTAAAACAGTAAGATAATCTTCTTTTGGCTTTTTGAGGACAGTGAAGACTTTGTTGATATCTGCCATAACTCCTCTGTCAGAAGTCATTATTAAATGGTCACCGTATATTTTTGCCGTTTTTTCGTTAAAGTTTCCGGTGCTGATGAATCCATATTGCAATGTTTTGTTATGTACCCTTTTTTTAATGACACATAATTTTGCGTGCACTTTTTTATCGGGAATTCCGATTAAGACGGTTATTCCTTCGGGTTCCAGCATTTCTTTCCACATCAGGTTAGATTCTTCGTCAAATCTTGCCTGAAGCTCAAGCATCACAGTCACGTCTTTTCCGTTTCTTGCAGCATAAATCAGGGCGTTAATGATTTTTGAGCTGCTCGCCAGACGGTATGCAGTGATTTGAATTGATTTTACATCAGGGTCCATCGCAGCTTCACGCAACAAATCAATCACCGGCGTATAAGTGTGGTATGGAAAGCTTAATAAAACATCCTGTTTCATAATAACATCGGTCACCCTTTCACCATGTTCAAAAGCGGGATGGGTAAATGAAGTTCTTTCAACAGGTTTTTTATAGTATTCAAATACATCCGGAAAATCCATAAAATGTTTAAAATTGTGAATTTTTCCACCTGGGATAATGCTGTCTTTTTTACTTAAATTTAATTTCCGGATAAGCAGTTCGAGCATCGCTTTGTCCATATCCTTATCAAAAACAAATCTTGTAGGTTTTCCTTTTCGTCTGTTTTTAAGCCCTTTTTCTATTTTTTCTGCAAAATTGGTTTTGATGTCGTTATCGATATCCATTTCTGCATCTTTGGTTACTTTGAATGCATTGGCAGAAAACTCATCATATCCGAAATAAGAAAATATATGCGGAAGATTAAAAGTAATAACGTCTTCCAGAAGCATCACATTCTTTTCTTCCGGATCTTCCGTCGGTAAAAGAACAAATCTTCCCACAAAACGCGACGGAATTTCAATAATCGCATAATTGCTGTGATATAGCCAGTCTTTTTTTCTCATTGCCACACCCAGATACAAGCTTTTGTCTCTGTAGTAGGGCATTGGCGTATTTTCGTGCAGAAGAATGGGGATGACATTCGATTCTACCACTTCATCAAAATATTTTCTTACAAATTCTTTTTGCTTAGCGGTCAGATTTTTTGAAGTTTTGATGAATACTTTCTGCTCTGCCATTTCAACCTGAATTTTTTTCCAGGTTTTATCAAAATCTGCCTGTTGTGTAATTACGATTTCGTTGATTCTTTGAAGAATTTTTGAGGGTGGCTGATAAAAAGATTCGGCAATTACTTTTTCCTTAAAATCCATTGCGCGCTTTAAGCCGGCAACACGCACTCTGAAAAATTCGTCTAAATTATTGGAAAAAATCCCAAGAAATCTGATTCTAAGATGGAGCGGCACATTTTCGTCCATTGCTTCTTGCAAAACCCTTTCATTGAAGGCTAACCAGGTAATATCTCTTGGATTAAAATGTAATGACATACGGATGAGTAAAATTTATCAAAAATAGTAATAATTAACATTCTTTTATTTAAGCTTACATTAATCTTTAATTAATTTTTTAGTCTGTTAACAAGTGTTTGTGACAGTTTTTAATACAGTATAAAAGAATTCAAATCACATGGGTGTGTCAATTTGTCATAAAAATTCTAATGGTACAGATATTGAGAATGTGAGAGTGTAATTAAATTTAAAATTAAAAAATATAAATATTATGAGTAAAATAATTGGAATTGACTTAGGTACTACCAACTCTTGCGTTGCAGTAATGGAAGGTAAAGATGCTGTAGTAATCCCTAATGCAGAAGGAAAAAGAACAACACCTTCTATTGTAGCATTTACAGAAGATGGTGAAAGAAAAGTGGGAGATCCTGCAAAAAGACAGGCAGTAACCAATCCTACAAAAACGGTATATTCTATCAAAAGATTTATCGGAACACACTTTAAAGATGATGCTTCTGAAGTTTCCAGAGTACCTTACGCGGTTGTGAGCGGACCAAACGATACCGTAAAAGTAAAAATAGACGACAGAGAATATACACCACAGGAAATTTCTGCAATGATTCTTCAGAAGATGAAGAAAACTGCTGAAGATTATCTTGGACAAGAAGTAACAAGAGCAGTAATCACTGTTCCTGCTTACTTTAATGATGCTCAGAGACAGGCAACAAAAGAAGCTGGTGAAATCGCAGGCCTTACAGTGGAAAGAATCATCAATGAACCTACAGCAGCAGCTTTGGCTTATGGAATGGATAAATCTCACAAAGATCAGAAAATTGCAGTTTACGATTTAGGTGGTGGTACTTTTGACGTTTCTATCCTTGATTTAGGAGACGGCGTTTTTGAAGTATTGTCTACAAATGGTGATACACACTTAGGAGGTGACGATTTTGATGATGTGATTATCAACTGGATGGCGGATGAATTTAAAGCTGAAGAAGGTGTTGACTTGAAATCTGATGCAATTGCATTACAAAGATTAAAGGAAGCTGCTGAAAAAGCAAAAATCGAATTATCTTCTTCTCCTCAGACTGAAATCAATCTTCCTTATATCACAGCTACAGCTACAGGTCCTAAACACATGGTGAAGACTTTGACTAAAGCTAAATTCGAGCAGTTATCTGCAGACTTAGTAAGACGTTCTATGGAGCCTTGTAAAAAAGCGCTTTCTGATGCAGGTCTTTCGATCTCTGATATTGACGAAGTGATTTTGGTGGGTGGATCTACAAGAATCCCGATCATTCAGGAAGAAGTTGAGAAATTCTTCGGTAAAAAACCATCAAAAGGTGTTAACCCGGATGAGGTTGTAGCCATTGGTGCAGCGATCCAGGGTGGAGTTCTTACAGGAGATGTAAAAGATGTTCTTTTGTTAGACGTTACACCACTTTCTTTAGGTATCGAAACAATGGGTTCTGTT includes the following:
- a CDS encoding Ppx/GppA phosphatase family protein, which encodes MIIAAIDIGSNAARLLINEVKIQNGKPEFIKLNLLRIPLRLGMDVFTLGKIGTEREKMVLDSMKIFSDLMKVYKVEHYRACATSAMRDAENGKDIIEKVRNSSDLNIEIISGDEEATLVYENHVAEGLDKDFAYLYVDVGGGSTELTFYENDTMIYEKSFNIGTIRLLNNLVTEDNWKEMKDEIKDNISSKKQIVAIGSGGNINKVFSMSKTKDGKPMSIAYLKKAYKEFNDLTVEERMTKYGFREDRADVLVHALKIYNFVMHWAEINKIFVPKISVADGLIHNIYERVSEEK
- a CDS encoding winged helix-turn-helix transcriptional regulator, whose protein sequence is MKNSTNDDNQHVIEEKKIVFDEKSCPVTATMQVLGGKWKAILINAIYHTSPARFGELKRSVKGITQSMLTQQLRELEDDGIINRKIYAEIPPKVEYTLTEFGLTLSPIMQSMADWGKEYRIKKQKL
- a CDS encoding VOC family protein; amino-acid sequence: MVNTLNWFEIPATDFIRAKAFYTTVLDVQIHEDPNPDMQYAYLPSDPQKGGFGGAIASGENFVPAMSGTTVYLDGGNDLSVPLGRVESAGGTVILPKTAIGENRGFIALFIDTEGNRVGFHSIG
- the ppk1 gene encoding polyphosphate kinase 1, coding for MSLHFNPRDITWLAFNERVLQEAMDENVPLHLRIRFLGIFSNNLDEFFRVRVAGLKRAMDFKEKVIAESFYQPPSKILQRINEIVITQQADFDKTWKKIQVEMAEQKVFIKTSKNLTAKQKEFVRKYFDEVVESNVIPILLHENTPMPYYRDKSLYLGVAMRKKDWLYHSNYAIIEIPSRFVGRFVLLPTEDPEEKNVMLLEDVITFNLPHIFSYFGYDEFSANAFKVTKDAEMDIDNDIKTNFAEKIEKGLKNRRKGKPTRFVFDKDMDKAMLELLIRKLNLSKKDSIIPGGKIHNFKHFMDFPDVFEYYKKPVERTSFTHPAFEHGERVTDVIMKQDVLLSFPYHTYTPVIDLLREAAMDPDVKSIQITAYRLASSSKIINALIYAARNGKDVTVMLELQARFDEESNLMWKEMLEPEGITVLIGIPDKKVHAKLCVIKKRVHNKTLQYGFISTGNFNEKTAKIYGDHLIMTSDRGVMADINKVFTVLKKPKEDYLTVLKTCKNLLVCPQFMREKIVHHIDKEIEEAKAGRKAEMIIKANSVSDRGLITKMYQAAEAGVVIKVIVRGIYCAINQKDFKEKIKAISIVDEYLEHARVMYFYNKGAEDIYISSADWMNRNLDYRIEAAAKITDKTLKKELKDIIVIQLRDNVKARILDKKLSNEYISNDEKECRSQIETYRYLKAKTTVR
- a CDS encoding NifU family protein, whose amino-acid sequence is METNIAHEQTVTKVMEALESIRPFLNKDGGDIELIDVKEDTVYVKLLGNCSGCSLNFSTLKLGVETTIKQHAPEISKVVNLE
- a CDS encoding FMN-dependent NADH-azoreductase, which produces MTKNSYTRSLEILRIDSSSRYADSVSRHLTDHLVARMLREYPDANFTTRDLAADLPLPTEAFVDGSLYSLQNPNPTMQAAVQLSNEMVSELLTADIVVLGMPIYNWTVPSTFKAYVDHVSRLGETFAYVDGVSQGLLRARSVYILFTSGGTGIGSEKDFATPYATYLWQTLGIQHVEIIDASGLLFNAEEKTRNAKIQIDQLLLPVFA
- a CDS encoding choice-of-anchor I family protein, whose translation is MKNKYLLRGLLPIAALFHGAVSGQTLVHYWNFNNNASVATITTPTSTLLNGSITAVSTGTGSTDTFIDFAGGTNQNFNIDNLNARNGDASGTHLRYNYPINGNVQFSLPTTGYNNVVVKFTTRRSGSGAGIQIWSYSLDGTTYTQYQTVTSQDANPQLITFDFSTISGVSNNPNFKLKVEFAAGAGGVVGNNRFDNFTVDATPAGGLDTTPPTVTYLPANNVNNASTTVNPTITFNENVRLLDNSAITATNAQNLVELRLNNATGAAVPFTTTFSNNKITVIPTGGLVPNQAYYLALKPNLVEDTSDNAVATSTSTIFTTAGTTISLDKTFIKVNENTGTLAFKINVNNPSNATVNLAVKPAPFSTADSSDFILTNQTINLTPTTTSVTVNIPITDDILEEQMAEYFVLSLENPVGATLSGETSSTVYIVDNDKAAPVPSNQVQLNYIGSFDPSGNSTSSTEIVVHDAATQRLFTISSLTDVFDIINFANPLAPTVISTVNMLPYGGITSIAVKNGIIAVASPNATNPQGNGSVVFFDINGTFLKQVSVGVLPDMITFTPDGTKVMTANEGEPNDAYTTDPEGSVSIIDVPILTVAGIQALTQASVTTLGFTQFNGMEATLSATGGRKVKSTSTLAQDLEPEYIAISPDSQKAWVSCQENNAVIEIDLATKTLGSIWGLGKKDMSLPGNGFDASDNNGEVLIANWPVKAYYNPDAMASYKIGNTNYIVTANEGDEKDLGGFSERTTVGAATYGLDSTVFPNASVLKASHNLGRFRTTSVNGSTDADAEYEEIHALGARSFSIFNADTKQIVYDSGDQFERYTAANHPLIFNADNEANGAKNRSRAKGPEPEGVTLGTINGQTFAFITLERTGGVMVYNVTDPNNVTFVDYKHSRSTSAFGGDNGPEGITYIPPANMNNGKGYVIVANEISGTLSMFEVAPSPTLSTGEVKTEKATFNIFPNPVNKGNTLYFNRPQGYELYDMSGKLLGKEKNALTIDTSKLSAGVYLIKTSEGEVKRVIVK
- the dnaK gene encoding molecular chaperone DnaK, whose amino-acid sequence is MSKIIGIDLGTTNSCVAVMEGKDAVVIPNAEGKRTTPSIVAFTEDGERKVGDPAKRQAVTNPTKTVYSIKRFIGTHFKDDASEVSRVPYAVVSGPNDTVKVKIDDREYTPQEISAMILQKMKKTAEDYLGQEVTRAVITVPAYFNDAQRQATKEAGEIAGLTVERIINEPTAAALAYGMDKSHKDQKIAVYDLGGGTFDVSILDLGDGVFEVLSTNGDTHLGGDDFDDVIINWMADEFKAEEGVDLKSDAIALQRLKEAAEKAKIELSSSPQTEINLPYITATATGPKHMVKTLTKAKFEQLSADLVRRSMEPCKKALSDAGLSISDIDEVILVGGSTRIPIIQEEVEKFFGKKPSKGVNPDEVVAIGAAIQGGVLTGDVKDVLLLDVTPLSLGIETMGSVFTKLIEANTTIPTKKSEVFSTASDNQPAVSIRVGQGERPMFNDNKEIGRFDLTDIPPAQRGVPQIEVTFDIDANGILSVSAKDKGTGKEQSIKIQASSGLSDEEIERMKREAQENSADDAKRKEEVEVFNKADGLIFQTEKQLKEFGDKLSADKKAAIETAHTELKTAFEAKNGDEVKAKTEALDAAWMAASEEMYAAGQQGQDANAGAQNQGNANGAEDVQDADFEEVK